A window from Telopea speciosissima isolate NSW1024214 ecotype Mountain lineage chromosome 8, Tspe_v1, whole genome shotgun sequence encodes these proteins:
- the LOC122638322 gene encoding ubiquinone biosynthesis protein COQ4 homolog, mitochondrial-like: MPEGAHIRLKGWQQAAVALGSAFGALLDPKRADLIGALGETTGKPAFHRVLERMTKSPEGRAILLERPRVISAKVGHAWDLPANTFGAAYASFMGSRNFSPDDRPPVRFMDTEELAYVAMRAREVHDFWHVLFGLPTNLIGESALKVIEFEQMLLPMCLLSVIGGTARFNGRQRALFYQHYFPWATRAGLRCTDLMCVYYERHFHEDLEDVRRKWGIITAPAAPKTNAA, from the exons ATGCCAGAAGGTGCACACATCAGGCTTAAAGGATGGCAGCAGGCAGCGGTTGCTCTTGGCTCAGCATTTGGCGCATTATTGGACCCAAAAAGAGCAGATCTGATAGGAGCTCTGGGGGAGACGACTGGAAAGCCGGCTTTCCATAGAGTTCTTGAAAGGATGACAAAGAGCCCTGAGGGCAGA GCAATACTCTTGGAACGCCCACGCGTTATATCCGCGAAGGTGGGGCATGCATGGGACCTACCAGCAAACACATTTGGGGCAGCCTATGCAAGTTTCATGGGATCCAGGAACTTTTCGCCAGATGACAGGCCACCTGTGCGGTTCATGGATACAGAGGAGCTGGCTTATGTGGCCATGCGGGCCCGTGAAGTACATGATTTCTGGCATGTCCTTTTTGGCCTTCCCACCAACTTAATTGGTGAGTCGGCACTTAAAGTGATTGAGTTTGAGCAAATGCTTCTACCTATGTGCCTGCTGTCAGTCATAGGGGGCACTGCAAGGTTCAATGGGAGGCAGAGGGCTTTGTTCTACCAGCACTATTTCCCTTGGGCCACACGGGCTGGTCTGCGGTGTACAGATCTGATGTGTGTATACTATGAACGGCACTTCCACGAGGATTTAGAGGATGTCCGGAGAAAATGGGGGATAATTACTGCACCTGCCGCTCCTAAAACGAATGCAGCATGA